From Bactrocera oleae isolate idBacOlea1 chromosome 4, idBacOlea1, whole genome shotgun sequence:
ATatgaacataaaaaatatttagcacgTGAATGGGTGCCACCATCGCCGCCTAAAGTAGACTGGGCGAAGGAAATCGATGAAGAATTAGAGCGACAGAAACGTAAGAAAAAAGCAGCTCAAGCTTGCACTTCAATGGGATTGAGCGTGATGAGTGCCATTGGTGGCGGAGGTGATAAGAAAAGTAGTACATCTTTAGCATCAGTATCTAAATCAACGCCACTACCAGCACCGTTGCCAAAACCGAAGGCCGGACAAGCTGGAAGTGGCTGTAGCCCTAAAACTCAGCGTATTACAGCAAATTCCAACGTTGGCGAAGGCAATCAGAGTAGCGATTTGCTGGGTCTGTCCTCACCCACAAAACCCGTCCAGAATAGTATGGGTAATAGTACAGGACAAGATTTGCAAAACGACAGCTTCACCGGTTTTCTTAGTGCAGTACCATCCGCAGCGTCACAAACAGATCAAAATAAAGCAGCGGAATTGAATGGACAAAATGCCACACAAAATTCGCTTGCAAAAGATGAGGAAGACTTCTTCAATCAGGGATCTCTGAGTGGTGGCGAAAAAGATAAATCAGGGAAGCTTACTAAAGATAGTATATTAGCATTGTACGGTACAGCAACAACCAGCAATGTAGCCTCCCACAATCCGCACAGCGGCCAATTGCCTTTTAACCAACCGCAACCGATGTTTGCTGCAACTGGGGCCTATTCGGGTGGCATGGCTCCTGGTTATATGAGCGGTGGAGGTGCACCACATCCTCAGCAACATCAATTCATGACACCGCCAAATTCCACCAGCATGTATAATGCTCCCGTTATGACGGCTCCTACGGCATTCACCACACCCGGAATGCATTTGGGTGGCGCTGGTGCAACTGGTGGTTTTGGTGCACAGTTTCCGGGAACGACTAGTACTGGCGTGTACACACAGCAACATATGTCCAGCCTAGGAAATATGATGACTAACAATGGACAACCAGTTAGCAATTTAAATCTAATGCACGCAAATCAAAATCTACTGAGCGGAATGTCTATGATGGGCATGGGCGCAACTACGACGGGAATGATGCAACAGCCACCAATGAGTATGAGTATGCCCTTGGGAAATATGCAGATGTCAAGTGCGTTTCAAGCCGCACCAACTGCTGGGCCCGGTGCTACGTCCACCAATACACACGGTCTAAACCAGCAATTCAGCAACTTAAATATCGGTAATGTGTGGCAGTGAGCGGACGGTGATTTGCGGGTTGGTAATCTATAACGCCTGCGTGGTATGTCGTCAAAACTCAACTTGCCTTGTTCAATATTTCGCAATCGTAAACGCCGTCAACGGTGTGTTGTCGTCTTAAGTGTACATCAAAAAGAGGGAAATATGCttagtaattatatttttcaaaatacttaaaatatatatttaatattcctTTAATGATTCGATAAACAAATCAGTATAGATATGGAAAATGTGTTTTCTAAAATTTGCCACAATTTAACATGCTTATTAATTTCCAAAgtcgttttttaaaataacgcATTAAATTTCCTAACTTGCATGTAACAAGAAAATACgacggaattaaaaattttttgtctaGAATAGAAAACCacgtatattattaattttcaacaatattattattttttttttcaatttatgtccAGTTCATCATAGTACtcgaaattaattattatttggttCCTAAGCATGTATCAAACGTCAATGTCTAATGGATGCAGTACTTAACGTACCACACAGTATAAATCTTTGAACCATGAATGTATAAAATAAACGTCAGCCGTCTGTcgtaaatattacaaattttaatataccgCTAAAGTACGCGTGCAAGAGTATGAGGGTAActattattaaactttttaaatgcaatatataaatactttatttttacaTACCGTATAatgatttactatattttattaacattcgGCTGTCAGTTCTATGGCTTAACAATCCTCGATCAGCTGTATTACTTAAATCGAAATATTGAAAACTAAGATGATGTGAAAAATATgcttgaatatgtatatatattaaagctaagatcagtatgtatgtatgatgtgGAGGATGTTTCCTTCCAAAGCTAAATCGAAATTTGATTGTAGACCGCAACTTATATGATACTTTTAATACAAATTCAATTTCCACATTTCTTTAAATACACCACCATAATTGTAAGTTTATTACGATGTTTAATTGAAACTAtgaatatcaataaaaacaaaaaatagaaaaaaaccaGTCTTTACAGTTcgtaatattgaaatatttaaagtaataattaagCTTGGTTTAAATGAGTATGCTGTTTGTTATCTATCTTGACGTCAATAGAAGAAACTGGAGAAGCCCGCAAGGTTAAAGCCGTGCTTGAAACACTTGAAAGTGAAGAAGCCTTTTCAGAACACAATCTGGATCCGTTCTTCTTAACAGTTTTATTTCAAACCTTTACAATCGAAAATTTTCAACGCTACGCTGAGTATAGAAAGTATCATTCGAACAAAAAATGCCCTGCAAATTGCCAATTGTTACCTTTTTATTGGAATTTGATGCGAAAAGAGACAATAGCTAAATTTTATATGCCATATTTGGAAGACAAGaggatttattaaaaaaagcttACGATATCTACTCCTAACAGTatgaacttttaatatttattacaatttgtttgttttctttccTTCAATGTAAATAAATGTGAATTTTCACATCATTGTGAATAGGTCGATACAAACAGCtgatcaaaatatatatatgtatacaaaggTAGTACTGCGCAATGTCggttaaataattaaaacgaaTGTCGTGTCCAAATTGGTGAAGAAAAACAAAGCgaacaaaatatacataacaaatataacaaatagaaacctttattaatgaatttgttttcaaatttaaacaataattgaaaatggCATCCGTAGATAAGGAAAACGacataaaaaatgaaaagaagTGCGAGGACAGCACCACACCTCCAGTTGGCGCAGAAGCCCAACAGTTAGATGCTGAAAAGGAGAAACTAGTCACATCTGCACCAACAGCAGAAAGTGATATTGGACATGAAATTACTACCAAGGAAGCATATTTTGCTAGTCTAAACGAATGGGTTTGTATTGCGCTTTTAAAGTATGACATGGTTGTGTATTGTTTTGATACAATTTTGTTTCAGGTGAAACATGCTAATATCTCGCAAAATGCCATGGCTCTTTTCCCTTTGTATTTAATACATAGCTATCCACAAGTGTTTCAAAACCTGATCAATAATCCTTTGTCTGGTTTGGGCGGTACAATACCACCCATTAATACACAAGCGGTGCCAGCTAATACTCCGAATTTAAACGCGGCCGATGCCAACGCTATTGGTGAACGTGGACGCGTTTTATTTCAGTATCGCATATTAAGTGATCAACTACAAAGTGAACTTATTCATCGTACAGGTGGTTACGAGTATGTTATTGCACCCTTCTGGAAGCGTGTGGTTGCTGAAATCATCGATATGGTTATATTACTGTTGCTGAAGATTGTAGTCACCTTTAcaattatgaatttatttgatttggATTTGGGTTTTGATCTCGACAAGGAAGTATTGCGAAAAGCCATTGAAGATGATGATTACGTTAATTTTTTGGCTGTTTCTATGGACTTTCTAGCTTTTTCTTCAGATCTTCTAATGCTTGAGCTATTAACCAAAATAATAGTTTGTTTCTACGAGGCCATATGGACAGCAGCGTATAACGGTGCTACGCCAGGCAAAGCGGCCATGAAAATACGCATACAATATGTAGAGGCAATTTATCCTTTACCACTACCAGCTGATAtgcaaccacagccaccaccaTTTGCAAGACAGCTTCAGGGTTTTCAAGCCCAACGTATACCAATCAGTGCACTTATATTTCCAAATGAGGTGCCAACATTCCAACGAGCTTTCATGCGTGCCGTATCAAAGAATTTAATAATGACCCTATTTTTTCCAATGtgttttataatgattttctttaaaaataatcgTACAGCTTATGATATAGCAACTAAAACGATTGTTGTTGAGGCGAATCCAAACCCTACGCTTCGACATCCACCACCACAATAGGATACTATATAAAATCTAAATATGGGAAAATGTTTGGttactttcgttttttgttattttttatttattgttctttaaacttttttatgaatttccaTATctgaaatttattaacaatttatgaaaataaatatttcaacgcATAAAACGTATTAACAACCTGCTTAGCATGTTGTCGTTAAAaggaaactttaattttttaacgttTGTATCATGGTTTACTTCACATTCACGTTCTTCAGCGTTTGTGCAACAACATTTCCTTTGCCAGGCACATGGAGCGACGAACCTTTATAACAGGCCACCAAGTCGTCATTCGTTCTTAAATCAGGTGCAcaagtttcaaatatttttttcttaggaTTAAGTTGAGCATCTGGTTGGCGAGTGTAACCCTCACAATGCACCAAGTCACCAGGTACTGCACCTGAAGGGGGGCTGAGGACTTCCACTTTATCTGGTGTTGAAGCACACATGACCATCGCTTCGGAAGTTACACCGCGCATTTTGGCTGGTTTCAAATTACATAGCACAACCACTAGACGGTTTTGCATCTCTTCTAAGGGTACAAATTTAACCAAACCAGATACTACGGTTCGTGGTTGGGATTCTCCACAGTCGATCTTTTCCAAATATAAACTGTCTGCATCGGGATGACGACCAACTTCAATTATTTTGCCTACACGCATATCGAGGCGACCGACATCTACTGAAAGTTCCGCGGGggcatttgtatttgtgtttgcATTAGTCTTTTCCTTTTTCGGTTTCTTTTCCTTCGCTTGCTTTTTATCGGATGACTCAACTTCTGGAGCTTTAGCTAGATCACTTTTAAGATTTACTTCAATAGTGGTGCTTGGCACTTCAGTGGAAAAACTACGCGTATTAGGTAATGCAATTTGCTTCTTTCCATGACTGAGTTCTAGTGCTATGAGTTGCTGCTGCGCAATCTCAACTTGTTGCTTTAACAAAGCGTTTTCTTTgctcaattgttgttttttatgcgCAAGAAGCTCTCCTCGCATGACGCCcaactaaaacatatataagcatataaaaCCTaagttatataccatatttctTCACGGATTCGTACCTCTGCTGAGATGGACGAAATGATTTGCGCATTGCGTTTGTTGTTGGCAATAATCTCCTCCATTGCAGGCATTTTTAATAGCTGAGTTTTAAGATGCAAAGACGTGGTTGTGATTCTACCAGCTCCAAGTCCAAAAATGCGGTATAATGACATGGCTAAGTTAAGCTATTGTGAATGAGAGTTTACGACCATATGATCGGAAGcggtgaaaatttataaatatatatttatgtatgtatatatactctttatttttactatttacttttttcaatgttatttgaaaAGTTTATTGGGATTAAATGTCTTTTTACTTTCCTTAAGAAAATATAGGAGAGTTcattagaaattgttcagacttGGCAGCCCATGTATATctcttatgaaatatttttattttgggaGAAAGCTTCACTTTTAACATGCTTTTTAATgataaaacattatttatggGAATTCtggtaaaaatgttaaattatccCTGATCTCAACATGTGTGCTAAATAGTTTCTCGACTGTTCTCTAAGTTATCGAATCTGGCAACACGAAACAGCTCTGAAATTTGGGTCAAGTTCAGTGTTGCCAGTGGTGAAAATTTATctttaaaattaagatttttttataaaaaaatttataatcaaaGTTTTAATGTGAAGATATTTAACCAAAATCAAAATTGCAtgcaaaaactatttatatcTTGATAATCGGTAATATTTGAAGATTTCTCTTCTTAAATTTGTTAGATTTTTGGACACCCTCCTTATATTTGCTCAACAAAACAttcttttaaatacttttcagATTTCTTAATATAGAATACTTGGTCCTATACTTGATTTGCTATATATAGGTACATTATATTCATTCTATATCATACTTTTAATATGCTTAGTTTTGGAccatttttactcaatttgGTCCACTTTATGAGCCAGAAAAAAAGTTCAACGGCAACCATGATTGTATCCTACGAGATACGGGAATGAGTGTGAGAGCGTAATGAGAGAATTTTGTATCATGCAATTGTTATCATTGTTGTTGGACCGTCAACTTTTAAAGCAGGGATAAAGTTTAAAGAACATTGTGAAATTCTTCCAGAGTAACTCTTAATTAGTTTGTTTGAGTTTTATCTCTTGTTAGAGTTCAGTTTTTTCGTGTATTATTCAAGAGTTACAGccaagtaataaaataaagtagtgCAAAATAACTAAAACTTCAGtgataaaaattgtattgagtATCCGATGAGTGTTCAACCATTTAAGTAACAAAggataaagaaaacaaaaagtaaGGTCAATTCAACTTCGATGATTAATCACCTTTTATTGGAgtgaaaagtgtataaaaaaactTCGCCAACTGCATCGTAGCTGCAAGTGTTTCAAGAGTCacctgtgtttttgtttttttgtaatgtCTATTCCTTTTAGtgttctatatatacatacatacgaacgcATACAGAATAGTGCATTCACTTTGTTTACAGTGCAAAACAACGAAACGCTAATACATCAACGCGtctacaaaaatatgtaaatatgaattaAACACTGCCACTTcgtcacaattttttttgtttcctacCCACACCAGAGGCATTTGAAATAAGGTCATTCAAcctaatattttacaatatattactACTCTCTTTATTTAATAAGCAATTTGCGTGTTTGTTGTTATGAGGTTGCGTTCATTAgcaaaattcattaaataaCCGGTTTAAATTCTTTGCCTATTAAGGTAGCCTCAGTATAAGaatataacttttataaaaaaaaaacatagcgTA
This genomic window contains:
- the LOC106614486 gene encoding stromal membrane-associated protein 1 isoform X1; translation: MSSTASRKENERTKLIQEKCQTLLTQMLRDEDNKYCVDCDAKGPRWASWNLGVFLCIRCAGIHRNLGVHISRVKSVNLDTWTPEQVISLQQMGNSRARAVYEAQLPDGFRRPQTDTALESFIRAKYEHKKYLAREWVPPSPPKVDWAKEIDEELERQKRKKKAAQACTSMGLSVMSAIGGGGDKKSSTSLASVSKSTPLPAPLPKPKAGQAGSGCSPKTQRITANSNVGEGNQSSDLLGLSSPTKPVQNSMGNSTGQDLQNDSFTGFLSAVPSAASQTDQNKAAELNGQNATQNSLAKDEEDFFNQGSLSGGEKDKSGKLTKDSILALYGTATTSNVASHNPHSGQLPFNQPQPMFAATGAYSGGMAPGYMSGGGAPHPQQHQFMTPPNSTSMYNAPVMTAPTAFTTPGMHLGGAGATGGFGAQFPGTTSTGVYTQQHMSSLGNMMTNNGQPVSNLNLMHANQNLLSGMSMMGMGATTTGMMQQPPMSMSMPLGNMQMSSAFQAAPTAGPGATSTNTHGLNQQFSNLNIGNVWQ
- the LOC106614486 gene encoding stromal membrane-associated protein 1 isoform X2; this translates as MGNSRARAVYEAQLPDGFRRPQTDTALESFIRAKYEHKKYLAREWVPPSPPKVDWAKEIDEELERQKRKKKAAQACTSMGLSVMSAIGGGGDKKSSTSLASVSKSTPLPAPLPKPKAGQAGSGCSPKTQRITANSNVGEGNQSSDLLGLSSPTKPVQNSMGNSTGQDLQNDSFTGFLSAVPSAASQTDQNKAAELNGQNATQNSLAKDEEDFFNQGSLSGGEKDKSGKLTKDSILALYGTATTSNVASHNPHSGQLPFNQPQPMFAATGAYSGGMAPGYMSGGGAPHPQQHQFMTPPNSTSMYNAPVMTAPTAFTTPGMHLGGAGATGGFGAQFPGTTSTGVYTQQHMSSLGNMMTNNGQPVSNLNLMHANQNLLSGMSMMGMGATTTGMMQQPPMSMSMPLGNMQMSSAFQAAPTAGPGATSTNTHGLNQQFSNLNIGNVWQ
- the LOC106614489 gene encoding protein FAM8A1; the protein is MASVDKENDIKNEKKCEDSTTPPVGAEAQQLDAEKEKLVTSAPTAESDIGHEITTKEAYFASLNEWVKHANISQNAMALFPLYLIHSYPQVFQNLINNPLSGLGGTIPPINTQAVPANTPNLNAADANAIGERGRVLFQYRILSDQLQSELIHRTGGYEYVIAPFWKRVVAEIIDMVILLLLKIVVTFTIMNLFDLDLGFDLDKEVLRKAIEDDDYVNFLAVSMDFLAFSSDLLMLELLTKIIVCFYEAIWTAAYNGATPGKAAMKIRIQYVEAIYPLPLPADMQPQPPPFARQLQGFQAQRIPISALIFPNEVPTFQRAFMRAVSKNLIMTLFFPMCFIMIFFKNNRTAYDIATKTIVVEANPNPTLRHPPPQ
- the AIMP1 gene encoding aminoacyl tRNA synthase complex-interacting multifunctional protein 1, giving the protein MSLYRIFGLGAGRITTTSLHLKTQLLKMPAMEEIIANNKRNAQIISSISAELGVMRGELLAHKKQQLSKENALLKQQVEIAQQQLIALELSHGKKQIALPNTRSFSTEVPSTTIEVNLKSDLAKAPEVESSDKKQAKEKKPKKEKTNANTNTNAPAELSVDVGRLDMRVGKIIEVGRHPDADSLYLEKIDCGESQPRTVVSGLVKFVPLEEMQNRLVVVLCNLKPAKMRGVTSEAMVMCASTPDKVEVLSPPSGAVPGDLVHCEGYTRQPDAQLNPKKKIFETCAPDLRTNDDLVACYKGSSLHVPGKGNVVAQTLKNVNVK